The window CGCTCGTCGTTTGGTATGGCTTCATTCAGCTCCGGTTCCCAACGATCAAGGCGAGTTACATGATCCCCCATGTTGTGCAAAAAAGCGGTTAGCTCCTTCGGTCCTCCGATCGTTGTCAGAAGTAAGTTGGCAGCAGTGTTATCACTCATGGTTATGGCAGCACTGCATAATTCTCTTACTGTCATGCCATCCGTAAGATGCTTTTCTGTGACTGGTGAGTACTCAACCAAGTCATTCTGAGAATAGTGTATGCGGCGACCGAGTTGCTCTTGCCCGGCGTCAACACGGGATAATACCGCACCACATAGCAGAACTTTAAAAGTGCTCATCATTGGAAAACGTTCTTCGGGGCGAAAACTCTCAAGGATCTTACCGCTGTTGAGATCCAGTTCGATGTAACCCACTCGTGCACCCAACTGATCTTCAGCATCTTTTACTTTCACCAGCGTTTCTGGGTGAGCAAAAACAGGAAGGCAAAATGCCGCAAAAAAGGGAATAAGGGCGACACGAAAATGTTGAATACTCATACTCTTCCTTTTTCAATATTATTGAAGCATTTACCAGGGTTATTGTCTCATGAGCGGATACATATTTGAATGTATTTAGAAAAATAAACAAATAGGGGTTCCGCGCACATTTCCCCGAAAAGTGCCACCTGACGTCTAAGAAACCATTATTATCATGACATTAACCTATAAAAATAAGCGTATCACGAGGCCCTTTCGTCTTCAAGAATTTTATAAACCGTGGAGCGGGCAATACTGAGCTGATGAGCAATTTCCGTTGCACCAGTGCCCTTCTGATGAAGCGTCAGCACGACGTTCCTGTCCACGGTACGCCTGCGGCCAAATTTGATTCCTTTCAGCTTTGCTTCCTGTCGGCCCTCATTCGTGCGTTCTAGGATCCTCCGGCGTTCAGCCTGTGCC is drawn from Euzebya tangerina and contains these coding sequences:
- a CDS encoding broad-spectrum class A beta-lactamase TEM-1, with the protein product MSIQHFRVALIPFFAAFCLPVFAHPETLVKVKDAEDQLGARVGYIELDLNSGKILESFRPEERFPMMSTFKVLLCGAVLSRVDAGQEQLGRRIHYSQNDLVEYSPVTEKHLTDGMTVRELCSAAITMSDNTAANLLLTTIGGPKELTAFLHNMGDHVTRLDRWEPELNEAIPNDERDTTMPAAMATTLRKLLTGELLTLASRQQLIDWMEADKVAGPLLRSALPAGWFIADKSGAGERGSRGIIAALGPDGKPSRIVVIYTTGSQATMDERNRQIAEIGASLIKHW